One genomic region from Streptomyces sp. NBC_00457 encodes:
- a CDS encoding histidine triad nucleotide-binding protein, translating to MAGEPQDDCLFCKIVEGHIPATIVRETETTVAFRDINPQAPVHVLVIPKAHYANAAELATEAPELAADVLRETKAVADEDKLESYRIVFNTGAGAGQTVFHAHAHVMGGRGMQWPPG from the coding sequence ATGGCTGGGGAACCGCAGGACGACTGTCTGTTCTGCAAGATCGTCGAGGGGCACATCCCGGCGACGATCGTCCGAGAGACGGAGACGACCGTCGCGTTCCGTGACATCAACCCCCAGGCACCCGTTCACGTCCTGGTGATCCCCAAGGCCCACTACGCGAACGCCGCCGAACTCGCCACCGAGGCCCCGGAACTCGCCGCGGACGTACTGCGCGAGACGAAGGCAGTCGCCGACGAGGACAAGCTGGAGAGCTACCGCATCGTCTTCAACACGGGAGCCGGCGCCGGCCAGACCGTCTTCCACGCGCACGCCCACGTCATGGGCGGTCGCGGCATGCAGTGGCCGCCCGGATAA
- a CDS encoding ribonuclease Z has product MSVRELVVLGTASQVPTRHRNHNGYLLRWDGEGILFDPGEGTQRQMLRAGAAAHDLNRICVTHFHGDHSLGLAGVIQRINLDQVPHEITAHYPKSGQRFFDRLRYATAYRETVQITQAPVTADGALATTPAYTLEARKLSHPVESYGYRLVEPDGRRMLPDRLAAHGIKGPDVGRIQREGVLGGVTLEDVSEVRRGQRFAFVMDTRLCDGAYALAEGCDMLVIESTFLDEDEQLAVEHGHLTASQAARVAKEGGVRHLVLTHFSQRYTEPDEFERQARAAGFEGELTVAHDLLRVPVPKRR; this is encoded by the coding sequence GTGTCCGTACGTGAATTGGTGGTCCTCGGCACGGCCAGCCAGGTCCCGACCCGGCACCGCAACCACAACGGCTATCTGCTCCGCTGGGACGGCGAGGGCATCCTGTTCGACCCGGGCGAGGGCACCCAGCGCCAGATGCTGCGCGCCGGGGCCGCCGCGCACGACCTGAACCGGATCTGCGTCACCCACTTCCACGGCGATCACTCCCTGGGCCTCGCCGGTGTCATCCAGCGCATCAACCTCGACCAGGTGCCGCACGAGATCACCGCCCACTACCCGAAGTCGGGCCAGCGTTTCTTCGACCGGCTGCGGTACGCCACCGCCTACCGGGAGACGGTCCAGATCACCCAGGCACCCGTGACCGCCGACGGGGCGCTCGCCACCACCCCCGCCTACACCCTGGAAGCCCGCAAGCTCTCCCACCCCGTCGAGTCGTACGGCTACCGTCTCGTCGAGCCCGACGGGCGGCGGATGCTCCCCGACCGGCTCGCCGCGCACGGCATCAAGGGCCCGGACGTGGGCCGCATCCAGCGCGAGGGCGTTCTCGGCGGCGTCACGCTGGAGGACGTCAGCGAGGTCCGGCGCGGACAGCGGTTCGCGTTCGTCATGGACACCCGGCTGTGCGACGGGGCGTACGCCCTCGCCGAGGGCTGCGACATGCTCGTCATCGAGTCCACGTTCCTCGACGAGGACGAGCAACTCGCCGTAGAACACGGTCACTTGACGGCCAGTCAGGCGGCACGGGTGGCGAAGGAGGGGGGCGTACGGCATCTCGTGCTCACCCACTTCAGCCAGCGGTACACCGAGCCCGACGAGTTCGAGCGGCAGGCGCGGGCCGCCGGGTTCGAGGGGGAGCTGACCGTGGCGCACGATCTGCTGAGGGTGCCGGTTCCGAAACGGCGATAA
- a CDS encoding adenosine deaminase — MPLPTAELHLHIEGTLEPELAFELAARNGVELPYADTDQLRKAYQFEDLQSFLNLYYELMAVLRTERDFEDLADAYLARAASQGVRHAEIFFDPQAHIARGVGMGTVVEGLWRALGSSERNHGISTQLIMCFLRDDSAESAMATLEAAKPYLDRIVGIGLDSAEVGHPPVKFREVYEAAAELGLRRVAHAGEEGPPEYITEALDVLGVERIDHGLRCMEDPVLVERLVRERVPLTLCPLSNVRLRAVGVLAEHPLPAMLDAGLLCTVNSDDPAYFGGYVGDNFDAVRLALGLGEDRLRELARNSFLAAFLEHDEERRAGYLAEVAAYEFG; from the coding sequence ATGCCCCTCCCCACAGCAGAACTGCACCTCCATATCGAAGGCACACTCGAGCCCGAGCTGGCCTTCGAGCTCGCCGCGCGCAACGGCGTCGAGCTGCCGTACGCCGACACGGACCAGCTCCGCAAGGCGTACCAGTTTGAGGACCTCCAGTCCTTTCTGAACCTGTACTACGAGCTCATGGCCGTTCTGCGGACCGAGCGGGACTTCGAAGATCTCGCCGACGCCTACCTCGCGCGTGCCGCCTCGCAGGGTGTGCGGCACGCGGAGATCTTCTTCGACCCGCAGGCGCACATCGCGCGGGGCGTGGGCATGGGCACGGTCGTCGAGGGGCTGTGGCGGGCGCTGGGCAGCAGCGAGCGGAACCATGGCATCTCCACGCAGCTGATCATGTGCTTCCTGCGCGACGATTCCGCCGAGTCGGCGATGGCGACGCTGGAGGCCGCGAAGCCGTATCTCGACCGCATCGTGGGGATCGGGCTGGACTCCGCCGAGGTCGGGCATCCGCCGGTGAAGTTCCGCGAGGTGTATGAGGCGGCGGCGGAGCTGGGGCTGCGGCGCGTCGCGCATGCGGGGGAGGAGGGACCGCCGGAGTACATCACCGAGGCGCTGGACGTGCTGGGCGTCGAGCGGATCGACCATGGGCTGCGGTGTATGGAGGACCCGGTCCTCGTCGAGCGGCTGGTGCGGGAGCGTGTGCCGCTGACTTTGTGCCCGCTCTCCAATGTCCGGTTGCGTGCGGTGGGTGTTCTTGCCGAGCATCCGTTGCCGGCGATGCTTGATGCGGGGCTGTTGTGCACGGTGAACTCTGACGATCCGGCTTACTTCGGCGGGTACGTCGGGGACAACTTCGATGCGGTGCGGTTGGCGCTGGGGCTTGGGGAGGATCGGTTGCGGGAGTTGGCGCGTAACTCGTTTCTCGCGGCGTTTCTGGAGCACGATGAGGAGCGGCGGGCGGGGTATCTCGCGGAGGTCGCGGCGTACGAGTTCGGTTGA